tCCTCCCCAAAGGCTCAAGAGGCTCGGGGGAGTCTTTCCTTGCCTCTCCTGTAGCCTCCAGTGAGGCTGGCAATCCTTGACGTTCCTTAGCTTGTAAATGTATCACtccagctcacgcctgtaatcctagctctctgggaggccgaggcgggtggatcgctcgaggtcaggagttcgaaaccaacctgagcaagagcgagaccctgtctctactataaatagaaataaattaattggccaactaatgtatatagaaaaaattagccgggcatggtggcgcatgcctgtagtcccagctactcgggaggctgaggcaggaggatcgcttgagcccaggagtttgaggttgctgtgagctaggctgacgccagggcattcactctagcctgggcaacaaagtgagacctgtctcaaaaaaaaaaaaaaaaaaagaaagtatcactccaatctctgcctctattGTTATGTGGTGTTTTCTATGTGTGTCcctgtttttttttgagacaggtctcactttgttgcccaggctagagtgagtccatggcatcaggctagctcacagcaacctcaaactcctgggctcaagtgatcctcctgcctcagcctcccgagtagctgggactacaggcatgtgccaccatgcctggctaattttttctatgtatttttaattgtccaattaatttttttctgtttttagtagagacggggtcttgctcttgctcaggctggttttgaactcctgaccttgagcgatccacctcccagagtgctaggattacaggtgtgagccactgcgcccagtctagggtatcttcttgaggaaaaataaatatttttattttttaaataaataaataaataaaataataattaatattattatttaattattatcattatttaattattatcattaatataatattatataatttattatataattatatattataatatattatatattataataatattatatattatactatatattatattatataattatatattatattatataagtatataatatattatataatattataattaatataattgatatgatattaattattaaaataatataatatttaaattgaataaataaattaaaaaataaataaataagaccctatcttatttttggggaaacatggtaaccCTTCCACTCACAGACCACACAGCAAGGGAGGCTGTGTGGGGTGGGTGTGGATTTCTGGAAGCCCTGACTGTCTCTCTGACTGAAAGTCAGGGCTGGGACTTGGTCCTCAGAGCCCTGGCAAGTCAGCCAGGGCTTTCACACAGAGGTGGTGACAAGGTCTGAGTTGCGTTTTAGAAAGATTCCTCCGGCTAGAGTCAGAGTCTAAAGCCAGTGGGCCCTGAAGCAGCGCAGCTGGCTGGTGGCGTGTGGGAAGTGCTGCCGTGCAAGGTGGCCGCAGCGGAGGGACAATATGTTAGTTAAACTCTTGCAAATTCCATCTTGGAGGCtcagccacaggaaaaaaaaagagagagagaaaaattatttaatgtaattcATGTGATTAAAATAACTATCAGAATGCGTTGTGTGTATGTCGTCTTCTAGCCAAAAGATTTAATACACGTTTTATGCACACAATGCTAGATAGCCTCATCTGATCCCCAAAGCTAGTCCTGTGCTCTGCGGATCTCTTAAGGGTTTTGAGGAGTAACTGAGCCCCTTGCTGACTTGAGTACCTCACTGTTATAGAAGATGCCCTCCACTCAGGGTCCGTAACGGGGACCCAGTAACAAGACCCTTGTGTCCAAGGGACTTCCTAGAGTTTCCAAGCAGCCTGGGGCCCCGCCTCTGGCAGAAAACACCCTTGAGTGCAATATTTATATTGCATTCTGTGCCGAGACTGACTCCCTCCTCGTGTGCAGTTCTCAGAATTATAGAGCATTTTCTCAGAATAATTTAATCCAATAGGAGATCTAACTTAGACCAAGGAATTTAGAAGATCAGAGACATCTTGTTCCACAGTAGTCAGGAGCCCTAGAGACAATCCCTAACATGAAGTTGAAAATGCCGGCTCCGTGGCCACGGTTTTAGCCAACGCTTTCAGCCAACGCTTTCAGCGTTGTGTATAAAATAGAGGTAACTGCACAAAGCTATTTCGAAGCTCCAATAAAGCAGTGCTGGTGAATGCATATTGCAAACCGTGAAGCCGCGTTCAGATGCTATGCTTAGACTTCACGTATCATTGCAAGTGTGTCTGAGTTGTGCTAAAGTTGTGAATTTAAGACTTAAGTTGTGAATTTAAGTCCTCAATAATGTCCCGGAGCTGCATGTTTACTATTTGACTTTGGACTTAATTTACTGAATTATCTTCGCTACTTAAGGAGCCGTGCACATCATCTGCTGGCCCTCATTTCTGAGGGTTGGCGAGGGctagggtggaggtgggggtagaCAGTTTGCTAGAGACTTCCGGAAAGCCCTACCGCCAGATTTCAGCGACATGACTATGGTTGTGTGTAGATCCGTGACTTCTAGTTACGGAGTCTGGCCTGAAAGTGTGAAGAGGTTACCTGGGCCAACTTGGGGTGAACCAGAGTGCACTTGCTCAGCTGGGCATGGGTACCCCGGTTCTAGTTGACTATTGCCCTGGGGGGAATGCAGTGCAGTGTGGCTAAATCTTcagatttttcttcaaaaaagtctgaaaatatttttttcaaaacgtGAAACATTTTTCATCCTCAAGGCAACTCTGCCCCTGGGCCGCCaacctgggcttcagttttctcgtGTAAAATTGGTGATGTTAGCAGCGCCTTCTATGGGGTTGTGAGGacacaagagaaaatagaacGCCTGGCTGCCACACTGGGCCTGGCTGCAGGAATCCAGAGAAATGTTAGCCGCTTGTGTTCGGTGCTGCTGTTTGGTAACCCTTGGGCTTCCTAGGTTGTAATCCTCATCCGTTTGGGGGCTGCCTCCCATACGATTAAGAGGAATCAGAGACTACCGGTTTGGTGATCAAGGAGCTAATATAAAGGGGCTTTGAATCTTTGTGGATCAGGAGCAGAGAACTAGTAGCCACTCTCCAAAAACCTCATGATTACACGAGCGGCATATTTTGGTCAAAAATAAGCttcaacaaaaacaaaggaattaAAGGGAAAATTTTGAGTAAACGAAAGTGTAAATGCGACGTTAACTAGCCTTCAAGGCGGTGCGGAGCGACCTAAGTAAGACTTAGGGACACTTGTCGGCACCCCACACCTGGGGGACCCCCAGTCCCGGTGGCCGGGGGAGGCGATCAAAAGGGCAGGAGCGCGAGTCCTCGAGCACAGCAAGGTTGAGGGGGAGGGTGGCTTCCATTCCGATCACTCCGACCACTGCTGAGGGCCGTGGAGGACCCCGGTCGCCCCATCTTGGAAGCCCGGGCTCTGCCGCTTCCAGCGGGGCGACCTTGGGCTGCGAGACTCTCCTCGGCTCCAGCTTCCTCTTTCGGGAAATGGGGAGGCCGGGGCCGCCAGTGCTGGGATGGGGCGCACCGGGGCGAGAGGCTGCTGCCTGAGAGAGCGGAGGGTCCAGCTCGGGCCCGCCCGCCGCTGGGCTGCGGCTGCGGGTCGCCCGGGACACACCGCCCGGCCCGGACTCGGGAACCCTTCGTAGGGCCCTGACTCGCGCGGGTTCTAAAATGAGGACAAAGCCCGCCCGGATCTATGTGCGCGCGCCGGCTCGGCCAATGGGACGGCGGCGCAGGGCTGAGTGACGGGCCAGCGCGGCCAATGAGCATGCGCCTTGTTGCGAGGTGGCCCCCTGGCCCCCGGCATTATAAAGAGCGCCACGAGTCGGCATTGTCAGGCGGCGGCAGCGCGCGGGCCGGGGCTGGGCTTGGGGTCGGCGGCTCTGTTCGGCGGCGGCCGAGGAGGCGGGAGCGCGGTCGGAGCGGCTCCGTCGGCGGACGGAGGCGAGGCCCCAGCAGCGCGAGCCCGAGCGCGGCCGAGCCCGCGGAGCCTTCCCCGGCGGGTGGGGACGAGCGGGCCGCGCGGCGTCATCGGCGGCGAGGTgagcggcgggcgggcggcgggcggccggCGGCGGGCGGGAGCGCCGGCGGGAGCCGCGCCGGCCTGACGCGCCGTCGCCGCGTGCGGCCACTCGTTGCAGGAGCCGCCGCGCTTCGGCCTAGTATGTCGGAAGCGGCTGAGGAGCAGCCCATGGAGACGACGGGCGCCACCGAGAACGGACACGAGGCCGCCGCCGAGGGCGAGCCGCCGGCCGGGGCTGGCGGCGGGGCCGCGGCGGGGGCCGGAGGCGGGACCGCGGCGCCCCCGGGCGGGAATCAGAACGGCGCCGAGGGTGACCAGATCAACGCCAGCAAGAACGAGGAGGACGCAGGGTAGGTGCGGACGGGGCGCCGCCTTTGTTCCGGGCCGCCTTTTGTTGGCGCCACgcggcggggggaggggcggcgggcggcCGGGCCTGCGGGTGGCGGGCGGCCCGGTCCCCGCGCCGGCCGGCCAGCccgcgcgccgccgcccgccggaGTTGGCAGGAGTTTGTTGGGCCGACTTTGGCGCCGCCGCGGGGCCGCCAGCGCgccgccggggccggggccgggccggggccggggcaggCGCGGCGGCGGGCGGCCCGGAAGAAGGGGAGCGCTCGGACCCGGGGCGCCGCGAGTCTGGGGCCGCGCCGGGCTGCGTGGGCGGAGTTGGCGCGCGCCCGGGCCTCCCGCCTCCTGCCGGGGGGCGGAGTCGGGCCCTGAACCCGGGGCGGCCTCGGCCCCGGGAAGCCTCCAGGTCCTTGAAACGGGTTCTCGGGATGCGAGGTGGTGGCCCGCGTGGATCCCCAGTCGCGGGCGGTCAGGGTCCACGTGTCCGGCGAGCTTGTCCTTCCTCGCGCAGCCTGGGCTTCACAGCCTCGTTAAGCCGTGTTAGAGTCCGGGTCGAGCTGAGTTTGGAGGGTAGTGGAGCTTGCGATGCACACTCTTAGGGCGGCTGCGGTGATAGTGGCTTTGCAAGCTTTTCAGCGAAAGCTTTGCGACGGCCGTTCCTTCCTGAGATCACAGCTTATAATATAATAAGACTTGTTGCCATGTGTCTCATCCTACCATTTCAGGAAAATGTTTGTCGGTGGCCTGAGTTGGGATACCagcaaaaaagatttaaaagactATTTTACTAAATTTGGGGAGGTCGTTGACTGTACGATAAAAATGGACCCCAACACTGGACGGTCAAGAGGGTTTGGGTTTATCCTCTTCAGAGATGCAGCCAGTGTGGAGAAGGTAAGCTGGGCGCAGTCCATCAGCAGTCCAGTGTAGACGATGGGATTATAACGGGATGCCTAGTTCGTGTGCTGTTTGTGTGGTCGAGTGCTTTGGGGAAAGCATACAGGTTAGAAATTAAGTTCCTGtttttgaggaataaaaatatagatgtgaAGTTTGGAGTGAGAGTATGGGCTGGGGTGGTACAGGAAGGTCACAGTTTATATCTGTTACCTTTTTATGTGCCTGTTACCGGGCACTATATTAATATGTTACTGTGAATGTTAGAAAAGAATCAAAGATTCTTATGAGATGGGCGTTTAGCCCCACTTTTTTTGGAAAGCCAAAAACCTAAGGCCCAGCCAAGTTAAAGTAGAGGAGATCAGATAGTAAGGGTGGAATGAGGGTTCCATTCCCAGCAGCTGCCTCCAGCCTGGGTTCTGAATTCCTGTCGCTTTGTTTACGGAGATGCATGGGCCTTAAGCTGGGACTGCTTTGGCAGGAAGAAGGGCACACAGCATGGGCTCAGGGATGAGGACTGATTCATAGGTGTTTAGGTAAACCAGCTGCACCTGGGATTTGAAGAAAACTGGGTTGGGAAGTCTAGCTTGGGTAGAAATTTGAGGGGATGAAATGCATTTGTGTGTCTGTGCTGGTGTCTTTCGTTGTCTTTATGGCTCAAAGAGAGGGGCCTTGTCCAGGTCATACTGCTGAGTTAGAACTTGTCCCTCTTCTGTTGCAACAGGTCCTAGACCAGAAGGAGCACAGGCTGGATGGCCGTGTCATTGATCCTAAAAAGGCCATGGCTATGAAGAAGGATCCAGTGAAGAAAATCTTTGTGGGGGGTCTGAATCCTGAAGCTACCGAGGAAAAGATCAGGGAGTACTTTGGAGAGTTCGGGGAGGTGAGTGTGTGGCTCTGGGAGTGGCTTGCAAGGTGCCCAGAGGCTGCTTTCTTCCTGGTCCTTGGTAGCCTTGGCTGCCTGGCGCCCTGGGCAGGGCTGCTTTTTCACCTTCTCCGGCCTGTAGTGGTTTTCTTCTGTGAGTTTCCTGTATGCCCTGGGGTTGGGGGTAGCGGTCCTGAGGTTTGCCTGTGCTTTTTGCAGATCGAGGCCATTGAGCTTCCAATGGATCCAAAGTTGAACAAGAGACGAGGTTTTGTGTTTATCACCTTTAAAGAAGAAGAACCTGTGAAGAAGGTTCTGGAAAAAAAGTTCCATACTATCAGTGGAAGCAAGGTAAGGTCCCCAGCTCTGTGTGCCTGGCTCCTTGCTGCTGGAGAGCTGGCCCTGCAGGTGTGGGTTAGGGGCTGGGCCACGTGGAGCGAGAGTTGTGCAGGTTAGCCAGACCTTGCTGTTTCCTCAGCGTGTGCTGCCCTGTGCGGTGATGCTGTCCCTCAGAGCTCTGAGGCTGGGAGGACTGCCAGTAAATATACAGGATATGAGGGAAGATAGGAGAGGAAGTGTGGCCTGTCCACTAGAGCATGCTGAGTGGCCTTTTTGGTTCCTGATTTAAAGCTAGAGGTGACAGTGTTCTAGATCTTAGAGTCCTGGGTGTATTAGGCCTCTAGCTAAGATCTCAGAAGAGTTTAGAACTTCTGCAACTCACTGATATCCCTCTATGGTGAAGGTTTTTCTTGCTACAGgatttttctacctctttttataaccaaaatttatttgtttgttttggagaagGGGGCACAGTTGGGAAGGGGCTCTACAACCACATTTTTGTCCCTTTCCGTCCACTTGGGCACTGCTTTATCAACGTTACCCTCAGGGCAAGATCCCTCCCAGAGAACTTCCAGGGTCCTGGCCAGCTTAAATCCAGGGCCAGTTGTGCTTTCAAATGAGTAGAGTCTTGTGTAGTGAGAAGTGTAGCTCTTCCCTGGACTCTGGTCAGGGAGAAGGTAGTTTAGGCTTTTAAGTTGGCAGTTGGAGTTGAGGGTGTGGCCTGCTGTGGCAGGGTGTGGCAAGCACTGTGGCAGTGTAGGACTTGGCAGCCAGATAAGGGGGGACAGGTAGGGTGGGGCTCCTGGAAGCCTCCATCCAGATTGAGAGTTTGGAAAGATTGGATTAGGCCCTTAAATGTAACAGAAAATTTAGGGGCAGACAAGTGAGGCATTAGTTGTTACTCCACTGGACAGTGATACAGAGAGTCCTTTTTCTTTGTGTGCAATAATGGGAAATGGATGGGAAGAGCCTCTAAGGCGGGATTTAAGTGAAACTGCTGGTGGTGTCAGAAATAAGTATATTTAGTTGGTTGtattcatgtttttaattcaGTAGGATAGAAAACATCAGATTGTATCACTTGGTGTAGGGGTAATTTGCCAGTTAAAGGTTTATGCTTGCATGGGGATACAGTGTGTAAAATGGGCTATATTTAATGGGAGTGTGTATCAGGGGACTTAGCTTAAAAATGCAGTATTGGGATTTATTTAAGCAGGAGCACCTCAGTCCCCAATCCCACCCTATCCTCAGTGGGCAGATTTTTGAGCAAAGAGGAAGTGGACTCTTTGGGACCTAGGGAGATGTCGACATCTGGCCCATCCGAACAAACCAGTGGAGCCTCAGAGCTTTATCTGCAAGATGGAGAGCAGGGTCACCTTCTCAATAGAGTGTCTGGGTGAGATGAGtttctgtaaaaaaagaaaaacatgtaaggAACCACCTTCTTATCTAAGGCCCCTCATTTGAGTAGTCTTATCTGACCCTCCTGCCCAGTAGGACCAAGGTGGTGCCAGCTGTCCCTCTGTCAGACAGACGTGGAGATGCCCTGGGGTTGAGCTCATCCACCCCCAGGAAAGGTTCTCATCAGAAGGACCTTTGGTTTTAGTTGGTTCCAAGAGCTTCTAGCCCAAATGTGGTCTCCTACCCCGGCATGTTTGTTTTTGAGCAAATGGACCTTATCCACTGACTGTTGTGGTGCACGTCTTCATTCACAATCCCTGTCCCGAGCTTGCTCCACTGGCCTGACCCACTGTCCTCTCGGCTTTTAGTGTGAAATCAAGGTGGCTCAGCCCAAAGAGGTCTATCAGCAGCAGCAGTATGGCTCTGGGGGCCGTGGAAACCGCAACCGGGGGAACCGAGGCAGCggcggtggtggtggcggtggagGTGAGTGGAACCTGGATGAAAACGGTCCCATTTCCCTGCCTGCATGGAGCCTTCCATGCCTGTCTTGGGGCTCCCTCTGGTGCTGTGCAGCAGGGGTGGGCAGGCACGGTTTTCATGGGTCAAGGCTGTGTGCTTGAGGCTGTGCTGCTGCTGTCCCTTGGAATGGAAGAGCCCTGTCTTTCTTACTCATGTGGCTTTGGGGTCCAGGGCAAGAGGGAGCATTCGCATTGCATTCTGGGCAGGGGACATGATAGGGTGTCTTGGCTCTGTGGGTATCCTCTGAGTCTGGCATACCCGTGGGCGGAAGGGATAGGGCAGAGCTGTGCCAGGCGCTTACCTCCTTCCATCCCAGGCccctctgactccaaagcctgaactccatctttttaaaggctgagctGCCAGGGAGGGTGGGGTTGACCAGAGGGTGATTTAAGTGAGTGAGCTGCCTTGTTTGCCCCTAGTGAAGTTAGCGTCCTGGCCTCTGATCCGCTGCTTGGGTCTCTCAGATGCAGGGCCGGGCCCAGGCCCCTCTGCATTAGAACAGCAGCGCCCTGGTTTCTGCTTGAGTTGCCATAGTAACCCCGCCACCCAAAGGGCAGGATTTCCTCCATCCTAGCTCCTTCGTGTGCTAAATGGCCCGTGGGCCCCTGTGCCCTGCTCCCCCCACAGGTCAGAGTCAGAGTTGGAATCAGGGCTACGGCAACTACTGGAACCAGGGCTACGGCTATCAGCAGGGCTACGGGCCCGGCTATGGCGGCTACGACTACTCGCCCTATGGCTATTACGGCTACGGCCCCGGCTACGACTACAGTAAGTAGGAGAGAGGGAGGCCCCATCTGCTTATCCACCCAggggaggcaggacagagagTACAGGAGCCACTGGCAGCaggggctttggagtcagacaggcctggctctgccactggaGCTACCTGGTTTTGAGCTCTAGCAGTGGGCCTCGGTAAGGTGGGGAAGGTAATCCCTGCCCGGGGCAGGGCAGCTGAGGACCCTGTGGAGATGCGTGTCAAGCGCCTGGCACAGGGTGAATGCTCAGTAAGTACTAGCTCTACTGTTTTTGTTCCCTAGGTCAGGGTAGTACAAACTACGGCAAGAGCCAGCGACGCGGCGGCCATCAGAATAACTATAAGCCATACTGAGGCGGCGGCAGGAGCGCTCGACCAGCTGACCGCACATGCTTTGTTTGGATATGGAGTGAACACAATTATGTACCAAATTTAACTTGGCAAACTTTCTATGGCCTGTCCCATGtgcatcttatttaaaatttgccCCCTGGAAATCACTCTCCTGTTGACTATTTCCAGAGCTCTAGTTGTTTTAGGCAGCGTGTGGTGTCTCAGAGGCCAGAGCGGCATTATGGGCTGATTTTACTACCAGGTTACCCAGAACCAGATGGGAGGGTCTGCTCCCGCCGCCGCTCTGCAGCCTGGGCCTGTGGACCCTGGTCGTAAAAGAGTAAACTGTACCTTAGGAAACCAGTGTCAcctttttttcaccttttaattttatattgtttgtgTCATACATTTCCTGTAATGGAAGTGTtaattttactgtactttttggTACCTTTTTGGGAATCTAATGTATTGTAAGGTATTTTACACGTGTCCTGATTTTGCCACGACCTGGATATTGAAGCTATCCaagcttttgaaataaaaatttaaaaacccccAAGCCTGGGTGAGTGTGGGATCTGCTGTGTGAGACCTCTTGCCCAGAGTGGCGGGCGCAGCTTGGATAGAAGGACCTGGCCACTGACCTTTGTGAGCCACCGCTTACTGTTCTGAGTCCACATCCTCTACGATCTCCTAGCAGCATCCTGTGGGGCATAACCACACACGCCCCACATCCTGGGCTAGCTTCCTCAGACCGCCCTGCCCAGAATGTAGGCCCCCTTTAAAGAAGGGAAATACCTCCTAAAAGGCAGCTGATGGGGGCGAGGGCTGCCCCCCCCAGCAGGCCTGCATCCCTCAGCCCTGAACACCAGACAGTCTGGACTGACCAATATAAATGAGGTTTTTTTGTCTCTTCCAGCAGGACAGTGGGAACTCAGACTAGGGCAATGCCAGGGGCCAGCTGAATAGGGGCACGACAGTGCCCCCTCCTGGCTGGCACACACAGGCCTGCTCTGGCAGGGGTATTAACTGGCTGAATTTGAACACCCCAAGCCTGGTGGCTCCAGGTGGACATGGCCGCCTcacaagttttgttttttctcaccCGTAGGAGGAGCTGAAGGAGGAAGTAGCTGCTTCTGTTAGCACATGCAAGCTGCGTGTTTTGGTGGGATGAGTAGATAATCTGGGCAGCTGAGCCTCCCACTATTAGCTGAAGCTAGCTTTTGGGAAGGGGGACATCAATCAGAAAAAACATGTTGACAAAAAAATATGGTCCAGTTTGCTGAGGGTTAAGG
The Microcebus murinus isolate Inina chromosome 28, M.murinus_Inina_mat1.0, whole genome shotgun sequence genome window above contains:
- the HNRNPAB gene encoding heterogeneous nuclear ribonucleoprotein A/B isoform X1, producing MSEAAEEQPMETTGATENGHEAAAEGEPPAGAGGGAAAGAGGGTAAPPGGNQNGAEGDQINASKNEEDAGKMFVGGLSWDTSKKDLKDYFTKFGEVVDCTIKMDPNTGRSRGFGFILFRDAASVEKVLDQKEHRLDGRVIDPKKAMAMKKDPVKKIFVGGLNPEATEEKIREYFGEFGEIEAIELPMDPKLNKRRGFVFITFKEEEPVKKVLEKKFHTISGSKCEIKVAQPKEVYQQQQYGSGGRGNRNRGNRGSGGGGGGGGQSQSWNQGYGNYWNQGYGYQQGYGPGYGGYDYSPYGYYGYGPGYDYSQGSTNYGKSQRRGGHQNNYKPY
- the HNRNPAB gene encoding heterogeneous nuclear ribonucleoprotein A/B isoform X2; this translates as MSEAAEEQPMETTGATENGHEAAAEGEPPAGAGGGAAAGAGGGTAAPPGGNQNGAEGDQINASKNEEDAGKMFVGGLSWDTSKKDLKDYFTKFGEVVDCTIKMDPNTGRSRGFGFILFRDAASVEKVLDQKEHRLDGRVIDPKKAMAMKKDPVKKIFVGGLNPEATEEKIREYFGEFGEIEAIELPMDPKLNKRRGFVFITFKEEEPVKKVLEKKFHTISGSKCEIKVAQPKEVYQQQQYGSGGRGNRNRGNRGSGGGGGGGGQGSTNYGKSQRRGGHQNNYKPY